The stretch of DNA ttTCCATGATATGTTGTTTCTGACGTTTTTCTTGTTTCCATTTCTCTTTGCAGTCTGAAGTTTTTGCAGTTGCTTTTGCACTTCTTGCTGCTGGGGCCATAATTCTGACACTGAATGTTCTACTGCTGGTaagcatgtgtgtgtgtgtgtgtatgtgtgtgtgtgtgtgtgtgtgtggatctCTCATGTTTTGTATTGGCTGTTTCAGGGTGGGCACATCATCTTCTTCCAGAGTCTAAGCCTACTTGGTTATTGCCTGTTCCCTCTTGATGTTGGAGCCCTGATCTGCATGTTGAAGGACAATGTGATAATAAAGGTGGTTGTGGTTTGTGTGACATTGGCATGGAGCTCCTGGGCAGCATATCCATTTATGAGTTCTGCTGTCAACCCCAGGAGAAAAGCCCTTGCACTTTACCCGGTCTTCCTTATGTATATATCTGTTGGTTTTTTGATAATTGCCATCAACTAAGGCATCAAAGGGTGGGTACTGATCATATCAGCCATCGAGGTTCAAATGCAGGTATTAGCACTGGACATGCTGGTTATGTTGCATCTAATGTGCGATTTCTTGATTTTGTTCCAACTTTTGATCTACTTAATGATGGGAGATTTAAATTTGTCAGCTTACATAGTTGTATAAGTTTGGTATTTTCACAGTTGTATTCTATGGTTTGCAATAGTTTGGCGAagagatttgaagtgtttttttttgtttttttgttttttgtttttttctatgCTGAATGGCTCAAAGGAATTAGGAGGGAGAGAGATGGCGGCATTACTATTGcttctgattttttatttatttactatttcaGAGGCATAAATTTATCTTCCATAATCCTTTCTATAAGATTGAAGAAATCCAATAACATTCTGTAAACTCAAACTCGCGACATGTGATAAAAAGGGCATGCAaacccaatgcatgaggctccagCCACTGCCATGTGCAATTCTCATGTATTCAATTAATTTGCTGAAACCAAATATGATCCTCCCCAACGGGAGATATAGATACATTAGAAACTGGAGCAATGGGTAAAATTTACACCTCCACGGTATTTTCACCCGAGGAACAACCTATCTGCAAGTCTAATGAGACACTAGTTCATAAAAATTTACAcatccacaaaaggggaaaggaTCTTTAGTTGGACGGATGTGGAAGGTTGCACAGTTATTTTGCACCTTGCAACCTCATTAAGGTAACTTTAGGTCTTCCAATCGCATGGTCACTTTACAATTTCAGGTTGAAGAAGGTGCAAAGATTCCCCAATACATATATTTTTGCATACCTTTTTGAAACTGTGAAGTGGTATGGACACTTTACACATGATTTACAATGGGGATTCTTGTAAAGTGAAAAGATATGAGTTTTAAGGACATCCGAAGGTAAATACATTCCTCCAGGACAAAGTTATCTTGGGTAgacagaagaaaataaaaatatattatttatccaaaaaattgTTAGACATGGGGTTAATTGTCTTGATAAAGGTTTTCCTGTTTATAGCCGTATAGGCTATGCCTTGGAGTATTGTAATTAGTTCGTCATTAGCCTTGAGACTAAAGGTTGGTTTAAACAAACAAATGATAAATTCAACACAAGGGGATGGCACTCCATGGTTAAAAAGTGATGTTGTCTCCATTCAGAAGCTTTCCTAGGTTTGCATCATCACTCCAGATTTCATTATCTTCCATCCATCCCACATCAAAAATTTATCCGTGTCATCAAATAGCAGAAAATTTTTAGAGGCAGCTAATCCAGAAATATTTTTAATAGTATCAGTGACACCAGTGCAGGTTAGTATTTTGTGGTGAGAGAATGAAAAATGTGAAGATATTGGTATAATATCAGGTACCTTAAACGTTGGGTACCAAGAGGACATATACTATTCCTATCTAAGGAATCAAGCAAGGTGACCCTATTTCCCCTCTACTCGTCCCCATTTCTGATA from Macadamia integrifolia cultivar HAES 741 unplaced genomic scaffold, SCU_Mint_v3 scaffold2068, whole genome shotgun sequence encodes:
- the LOC122065615 gene encoding protein YIP4a-like, with protein sequence SCFHFSLQSEVFAVAFALLAAGAIILTLNVLLLGGHIIFFQSLSLLGYCLFPLDVGALICMLKDNVIIKVVVVCVTLAWSSWAAYPFMSSAVNPRRKALALYPVFLMYISVGFLIIAIN